Proteins from a genomic interval of Desulfuromonas thiophila:
- a CDS encoding putative bifunctional diguanylate cyclase/phosphodiesterase, translating into MEYADLVENSNDLIQVVGFDGQLLYVNQMWVDTLGYPRDEAYRMNFFNILHPDCHCRCGERVERLRTGESVPRFEVEFITRTGQKIVAEGSISLYREQGEARGIQGFFRDITLRKKTENALREREEQLRTIFESSVAGIAMLAPDGRFLQANPAFCNFLGYSENELKQMKITDVTHPDDIEDTLRRRQIARANRSQSIVCEKRYLRKDGSVFWAQLSSTWFFDPQGQPLYTVPVIQDITARKLAEERIRELAYYDGLTRLPNRQLLHDRLELALAQARRHDRQMALLFLDLDRFKGVNDTLGHAIGDRLLQIAAERLTACLRDNDTVARLGGDEFVILLADFKSSDNLPHVAGKILKALAQPFDLGVREVYISTSIGIALYPDDAEDAGELLRHADMAMYAAKEEGGNGFRFYSSEMNARAVARMDLESNLRRALDEKEFFIEYQPQIDLVSNRMAGLEALVRWRHPQLGVIPPAQFIPLAEETNLILPLGEWVMEQVFLQCCRWHANGLANRQVRVAINVSGRQFDQADFVEMVKRLLQQTGAKAHWFEFEITENVLMKDVQRTIATLRQIRELGIHVAIDDFGTGYSSLSCLKHLPLNRLKIDKSFIADIQTNADDRAIVSATIAMAKRLDLEVTAEGVETEGQYGFVYQRDCDEVQGFYFCRPLPADKVLDACRKHLDES; encoded by the coding sequence GTGGAATATGCCGATCTGGTGGAAAACAGTAACGATCTGATTCAGGTGGTGGGCTTTGACGGCCAACTGCTGTATGTCAATCAGATGTGGGTCGATACGCTGGGCTATCCGCGCGATGAAGCCTACCGCATGAACTTTTTCAATATTCTGCACCCCGATTGTCACTGTCGCTGTGGCGAACGGGTGGAGCGATTGCGTACCGGCGAGAGTGTGCCACGCTTCGAGGTGGAGTTCATCACCCGTACCGGCCAGAAGATCGTGGCCGAAGGCAGCATCTCCCTGTATCGCGAACAGGGTGAGGCGCGGGGTATTCAGGGGTTTTTCCGCGACATCACCCTGCGCAAGAAAACCGAGAATGCCTTGCGCGAGCGTGAGGAACAGCTGCGCACCATCTTTGAATCTTCCGTTGCCGGCATTGCCATGCTGGCGCCCGATGGCCGTTTTTTGCAGGCCAACCCCGCTTTCTGCAATTTTCTCGGTTACAGCGAGAATGAACTCAAGCAGATGAAGATAACCGATGTGACGCATCCCGACGATATTGAGGATACCCTGCGGCGGCGCCAGATTGCCCGGGCCAACCGCAGTCAGTCCATCGTCTGTGAGAAACGTTATCTGCGCAAGGACGGGTCGGTGTTCTGGGCGCAGTTGTCGTCGACCTGGTTTTTTGATCCCCAGGGCCAACCGCTCTACACCGTTCCGGTCATTCAGGATATTACCGCCCGCAAGCTGGCTGAGGAGCGGATTCGCGAGCTGGCTTATTACGATGGCCTGACCCGGCTGCCCAATCGCCAGCTGCTGCATGACCGGTTGGAACTGGCACTGGCCCAGGCGCGGCGGCATGATCGTCAGATGGCGTTGCTGTTTCTTGACCTTGACCGTTTCAAGGGTGTCAATGATACCCTCGGGCATGCCATTGGCGACCGCCTGTTGCAGATTGCCGCCGAGCGCCTGACCGCCTGTCTGCGCGACAACGATACCGTGGCGCGACTGGGTGGTGATGAATTTGTCATTCTGCTGGCGGATTTCAAAAGCAGTGACAATTTGCCCCATGTGGCCGGCAAGATTCTCAAGGCGCTGGCGCAGCCCTTTGATCTGGGGGTGCGCGAGGTTTATATCTCCACCAGTATTGGTATCGCGCTCTATCCCGATGATGCCGAGGATGCCGGTGAACTGTTGCGCCATGCCGACATGGCCATGTATGCCGCCAAGGAGGAGGGCGGCAACGGTTTCCGGTTCTATTCCAGTGAAATGAACGCTCGCGCGGTGGCGCGGATGGACCTGGAATCCAATCTGCGGCGGGCGTTGGACGAAAAGGAATTCTTTATCGAATATCAGCCGCAGATCGATCTGGTCAGCAACCGCATGGCTGGTCTCGAAGCTCTGGTGCGCTGGCGCCATCCGCAGCTGGGGGTCATTCCACCGGCGCAGTTTATTCCGCTGGCAGAGGAGACCAATCTGATCCTGCCGCTGGGTGAGTGGGTGATGGAGCAGGTGTTTTTGCAATGCTGTCGCTGGCACGCCAACGGCCTGGCCAACCGGCAGGTGCGGGTGGCCATCAATGTGTCGGGCCGGCAGTTCGATCAAGCCGATTTTGTTGAAATGGTCAAGCGGCTGTTGCAGCAGACCGGCGCCAAGGCCCATTGGTTCGAGTTTGAAATCACTGAGAACGTGTTGATGAAGGATGTTCAGCGCACCATCGCGACGTTGCGCCAGATCCGCGAGCTGGGCATTCATGTGGCCATTGATGATTTCGGCACCGGCTATTCCTCCCTCAGCTGTCTGAAACATCTGCCCCTCAATCGGTTGAAGATCGACAAGAGCTTCATTGCGGACATTCAGACCAATGCCGATGACCGTGCCATCGTTTCGGCGACGATTGCCATGGCCAAGCGTCTTGATCTGGAGGTGACGGCTGAGGGTGTCGAAACCGAGGGGCAGTACGGTTTTGTCTATCAGCGTGACTGTGACGAGGTGCAGGGGTTCTACTTCTGCCGACCGTTGCCGGCCGACAAGGTCCTTGATGCCTGTCGCAAGCATCTCGACGAGAGCTGA